From Polynucleobacter sp. AP-Sving-400A-A2:
TGGGTGGCGCGACCTTAGCCGCCTGGGGCACCGACCTGGGGTATGCAGTCACCGGCGTCATGGTGGCGGCAGGTTTATTGCTCGCCGCTATTTTGGCATGGGGGCCTAGCTGTCATTTGTTGCAAAAATTATTAGACCGCGTACAAATGAGTCACGCCCTACCCGGTATCAAGCTCGCATTTTCTTGGCCCATGAATGTAGCTCAAGCCGCATTTGCGATTGGCATTCACTCCCTGACTATTCTGACGCTGCTCTTTTGCCTCAAGGCCTATGGAGTTGATGCGCCGATTGAAGCCCTCATGATTGGCTTGCCTGCCTTAAGTCTTTTATTAATGTTACCGATCAGCATCTCCGGCTGGGGCTTGCGTGAAGCTACACTCTCTTCTGTGCTGGCATTGTGGGGTGTTAGCCCCTCCATGACAGTATTAGCATCTATTAGTTACGGTGCCATTACCGTCTTATCGGTTTTGCCTGGTGCTTACTTTTTATTAAAACGGAAATAATTCTTTTAGAGCCCCAATATGAGTATTAGCGTCAACACCATGCGTGCGATTGACCACTGGGTCGGCGTACCACTTTGCGCAATAGCAAGCCCAGTCGTTGCCCTAATGGATGGCGTGAAGAATATCTTTGCTAGCACTCCAGAAGCGCCCCGTAAATTACTCTTTATTGAGCTATCTGAAATGGGCAGCGCAATCTTGGTAGATCCTGCGATGCGTAATGCACAAGCTCGTGGCGCTGAATTATTTTTCCTGATCTTTAAAAGCAATCGTGCCAGCCTCACTTTACTAAACACCGTTAAGCCTGAAAATATTTTCACAATTGACTCTTCAAGCTTAGGCGGCTTAATTAAAGATACGCTGAAATTTTTACTAGTAGCTCGCAAGCACCGTATTGATACCGTGATTGATTTGGAATTGTTCTCTCGCTTTACTGCACTGCTGACCGGTTTGTGCGGTGCACGCAGCCGCGTGGGTTATCACATCTTTCATGGTGAAGGCTTGTGGCGCGGCTTTATGCTGACGCGAAAAGTGCATTACAACCCGCATATTCACATTACGAAGAATTTCCTCTCTCTGATTCATGCGGCATTTGCTCAGGAGATTGAGCTACCGTTTAGCAAAATACATATTGCAGATTCAGAAGTTCGCTTAGAGCAAGCGGTAATTGATCCAACAGTATTAAGCAAAGTCCGTGAACGAATCGAGAAACTAAGTGCGAGTTTTGGCATTGCGTTTAAGCAAGGTGAGCAACGCCTCATTTTGGTCAACCCCAATGCCAGTGATCTCTTGCCACAAAGGCGTTGGGCTCAACAGCGCTTTTCTGAGCTGATTCAGGGATTAAATCAACGCTATCCAAATGATCTCATTCTGATCGCTGGCTCCCCAGCTGAATTTAACTATGTTGAAAAAGTACGCGCAATTGCCAATGTTAAAAATGCGCTGAACTTTGCAGGCCAAGTAAGCTTTGCAGAATTACCGCCACTCTACACCCTATCTGATGTGATGGTCACCAACGATTCTGGGCCTGGTCACTTCTCCGCTGTTACTCCACTTCGCACAGTTGTCCTCTTCGGACCAGAGACGCCAGCACTGTATGGCTCTATTGGTAAATCGATTGCCATTACTGCCAATCTGGCATGTTCACCCTGCGTTAGTGCCGCTAATCATCGTAAAACACCGTGCCATGACAATATCTGCATGCAAGCCATTACCGTTACTCAGGTATTAGAAAAGATGGCGCATCAATTAAACGAAGCCGATCAAGAGCGGGCACATTAAATCGCATGGCTGAGCAGCGCAAATCGGCTTTAGTAATTGCCTCCATTTGGGTTTGGTGTGTTCCGCTTCTGCCGCTGAGTCTAGCAATTGCCATTTACTTTGGTGGGTTGCAAACCCCGACATTTTTATTTATTAATCGCTATACCCAGTTACTTCCAGATACTTTTTGGACCTGGCTCACGTTTATCGGCAATGGCTGGGGCATCTTTGCACTGTGCTTCCCCCTCTTGTTGCTAGCACCTCGATTACTCAGCGCTGGACTGCTGGCATCCTTGATTGGTGGTGCCATCAGTCAAATCATCAAGCCTCTATTAGATCTTCCGCGTCCCGCTGGAGTGCTTGGCTTAGAAGACTTTTATAGCATCGGCGAGCCTCTATTACATAAAGCGATGCCCTCTGGCCATACGCTGACTGCTTTTGCAGTAGTTTCTGGAATCTACTTTGCTAGCGATCGAGATAAAAGAAGCTCCTTCTGGTGGATTTTCATCATTGCAAGTTTTTCAGGCATCTCTCGCAATGCGCTTGGTGCACACTGGCTCACTGATGTGTTGGCCGGTTGCGCTATTGGAATATGGTCTGGAATGCTGGGAGCCCTATTAGCCGGGTTTATTCCAGAAAAGCAGATGACACCTCATCAGATCGGGCCTAGATTGCTTGCTCTAGGCGGACTTGCAACTATCTATGTTCTCCTTACGCAAACCCTAGATTCAGAGCTCAATCAGTCTTTGCAATATGCGTGTGTAGCATTAATTAGCATTACTCTAGCTTTGTTTATTAAAGCGCAAAAACCCAAGGCTACCTAAAGATGTTTAGTTATCGCCATGCTTTTCATGCCGGCAGCCATGCTGATATTCTGAAGCATCTGGTGATGATTCATTTAGTTGAATATCTACAAGAAAAGCCTGGCGCTTTGACGATTGTCGATACGCATGCTGGTGCTGGCATCTATAGCCTGATTGATGGCTTTGCAACCGTCAGCAAAGAAGCTGATCAAGGCATTTATCGTTTGGCTAAATTTGCAGAGAACAATTCAGTCAGTCCTGGCATAGCGAATTATCTCGACCTCGTTCGTTCCGAGAATACCGATCATGAGATTGCCGTCTATCCTGGCTCTCCGTTCATCTTGGCACAGCTACTGAGAGCACAAGATCGTCTGAAGCTCTTTGAGTTACATCCCAAAGAAATTGATATCTTGCGTCACAATATCAGCCAGCTCAAGCAATCAAAGCAAGTCGACATTTATGCAGAAGATAGCTTTGCAAGACTGAAAGGCTTGATGCCACCACCCAGTAGGCGTGGCCTAGTATTGATTGACCCCTCTTATGAGGATAAGCAGGACTATCGCTATCTCGAAACGGCGATCGAAGAGGCTTTGCATCGTTTCGCTACGGGTTGCTACGCAATTTGGTATCCCTGCCTTTCCAGAAGAGAATCCGCCTCTCTACCGGATCACATGAAAAAGATTGCGACGGCTCATAAGCGCTCTTGCTTGCAAGTTGAGCTTCGGGTTGAGAACGCCCCCAAAGAGCGCCGACTCCAGGCTAGCGGGATGTTCATCATCAATCCGCCGTGGACTCTAGAAAGGCAACTATCAGAAAGCTTGCCTATTCTTGTTAAGGCACTAGGACAAGATAGCGGCGCCTCATTTGTATTGAAGAGTTTTGAGGTCTGAGCTGAGTTGAGCTATTAGTCAGCATCCATTAAAGGGGTTTATTCCCCTGATTCTTTGGTACTCATGGCTTTTTTGATGATGATCGCTGAAAGAGCCAGTAACAATACTGCTCCACTCTCATATATCAAGTCAATCGTACTAATTCCCTTGCCCTGCAAAATAATAAGTCTGCAAAGTGCTGTAATGGCGATGAAGATGGGGATAGTGATTGGAATCTTGTTGTACTTGTAAAAAGCCGCCACCATACCTAACACCTCGGCATAAATGAACATGAGTAACAGATCGGTTAAAGTAATTTTTCCATTCAGAAGAACGTTATACATCTCTATGCCGACACTAAAAATAGTAAAGAATGCAATGAGAATCAAAATTCCTTTTTCGGCTGCAGTAATCCAGTCATAAATTTTCATACTATGTGTACCTTAAATAGACATTAGAGAGATTAAGTAGCGTCGCTTTGTAAGACTAATTGCTGAAAAACTGCTGGGATATTACTTGAGCAGTAGTAGCGCCTGTTTCTTCTGGTATTTTTTTTACTGACAAGATTAACGTTCATGAGTTTTTTAAGGTGAAATTGCAGAGTACCTGAGTCCACCCCAAACTGTTGAACTATTTCCTTGGGTGCAACACCTTCCTCGCCCGCCTGCATGATGAAATCAAAAACTTGTAATCTGATTTCGCTACCCAGAGCCTCAAACACTGTACAAAATTTCATAATCGTCATATTAGTTCCCTTGCTTCACCTCAGAATCTGACCTTAAAAAATGACTTCTCTTATTGAGCGCTTGCCCTCAGGCT
This genomic window contains:
- a CDS encoding phosphate-starvation-inducible protein PsiE, with translation MKIYDWITAAEKGILILIAFFTIFSVGIEMYNVLLNGKITLTDLLLMFIYAEVLGMVAAFYKYNKIPITIPIFIAITALCRLIILQGKGISTIDLIYESGAVLLLALSAIIIKKAMSTKESGE
- a CDS encoding phosphatase PAP2 family protein, whose product is MAEQRKSALVIASIWVWCVPLLPLSLAIAIYFGGLQTPTFLFINRYTQLLPDTFWTWLTFIGNGWGIFALCFPLLLLAPRLLSAGLLASLIGGAISQIIKPLLDLPRPAGVLGLEDFYSIGEPLLHKAMPSGHTLTAFAVVSGIYFASDRDKRSSFWWIFIIASFSGISRNALGAHWLTDVLAGCAIGIWSGMLGALLAGFIPEKQMTPHQIGPRLLALGGLATIYVLLTQTLDSELNQSLQYACVALISITLALFIKAQKPKAT
- a CDS encoding winged helix-turn-helix domain-containing protein encodes the protein MTIMKFCTVFEALGSEIRLQVFDFIMQAGEEGVAPKEIVQQFGVDSGTLQFHLKKLMNVNLVSKKNTRRNRRYYCSSNIPAVFQQLVLQSDAT
- a CDS encoding glycosyltransferase family 9 protein, with the protein product MSISVNTMRAIDHWVGVPLCAIASPVVALMDGVKNIFASTPEAPRKLLFIELSEMGSAILVDPAMRNAQARGAELFFLIFKSNRASLTLLNTVKPENIFTIDSSSLGGLIKDTLKFLLVARKHRIDTVIDLELFSRFTALLTGLCGARSRVGYHIFHGEGLWRGFMLTRKVHYNPHIHITKNFLSLIHAAFAQEIELPFSKIHIADSEVRLEQAVIDPTVLSKVRERIEKLSASFGIAFKQGEQRLILVNPNASDLLPQRRWAQQRFSELIQGLNQRYPNDLILIAGSPAEFNYVEKVRAIANVKNALNFAGQVSFAELPPLYTLSDVMVTNDSGPGHFSAVTPLRTVVLFGPETPALYGSIGKSIAITANLACSPCVSAANHRKTPCHDNICMQAITVTQVLEKMAHQLNEADQERAH
- a CDS encoding 23S rRNA (adenine(2030)-N(6))-methyltransferase RlmJ; the encoded protein is MFSYRHAFHAGSHADILKHLVMIHLVEYLQEKPGALTIVDTHAGAGIYSLIDGFATVSKEADQGIYRLAKFAENNSVSPGIANYLDLVRSENTDHEIAVYPGSPFILAQLLRAQDRLKLFELHPKEIDILRHNISQLKQSKQVDIYAEDSFARLKGLMPPPSRRGLVLIDPSYEDKQDYRYLETAIEEALHRFATGCYAIWYPCLSRRESASLPDHMKKIATAHKRSCLQVELRVENAPKERRLQASGMFIINPPWTLERQLSESLPILVKALGQDSGASFVLKSFEV